One part of the Planctomycetota bacterium genome encodes these proteins:
- the fabD gene encoding ACP S-malonyltransferase, with the protein MAAESRTALLFPGQGAQRVGMGRELAEAFPEARSIFERANAALGFDLARLCFEGPAEELNRTSMCQPAILTASVAALEAARPRCALPAHAPSAGLSLGEYTALVYAGALTFEGAVRLVHQRGQFMEEAGRENPGGMVAVLGIDRERLNDALEGANEFGVAEIANLNCPGQVVISGSLPAMEWLAKNARNFGAERAIRLKVSGAFHSRLMAPASDRLSRALAEVAISQPHAPVLANVTAKFVVSAAEVRGLLVQQLTSPVLWEDSMRFLLAMGVTTFIEPGPGGVLTGLLAKIDNSVRTCTIQVPADLEKARELLGG; encoded by the coding sequence TTGGCCGCTGAGAGCCGCACCGCACTGTTGTTTCCGGGCCAGGGGGCGCAGCGTGTGGGCATGGGCCGCGAGCTGGCCGAGGCGTTCCCGGAGGCCCGCAGCATCTTCGAGCGCGCGAACGCCGCGCTGGGCTTCGACCTGGCCCGCCTCTGCTTCGAGGGGCCGGCCGAGGAACTCAACCGCACCTCGATGTGCCAGCCGGCGATTCTCACGGCGAGCGTGGCCGCCCTCGAGGCGGCCCGGCCGCGCTGCGCCCTGCCCGCGCACGCGCCCAGCGCCGGCCTGAGCCTGGGCGAGTACACCGCCCTCGTCTACGCCGGCGCGCTCACCTTCGAGGGCGCCGTGCGCCTCGTCCACCAGCGCGGCCAGTTCATGGAAGAGGCCGGGCGCGAGAACCCGGGCGGCATGGTGGCCGTGCTGGGGATCGACCGCGAGCGGCTCAACGACGCGCTCGAGGGCGCCAACGAGTTCGGCGTGGCCGAGATCGCCAACCTCAACTGCCCCGGGCAGGTCGTCATCTCGGGCAGCCTGCCGGCCATGGAGTGGCTGGCGAAGAACGCCCGGAACTTCGGGGCCGAGCGGGCCATCCGCCTCAAGGTGAGCGGGGCCTTCCACTCGCGCCTCATGGCGCCGGCGAGCGACCGGCTCAGCCGCGCGCTGGCCGAGGTGGCCATTTCGCAGCCCCACGCGCCCGTGCTGGCCAACGTCACCGCCAAGTTCGTGGTCTCAGCCGCCGAGGTCCGGGGCCTGCTCGTCCAGCAGCTCACCAGCCCGGTGCTCTGGGAGGACTCGATGCGCTTCCTGCTTGCCATGGGGGTAACCACCTTCATCGAGCCGGGGCCGGGCGGGGTCCTTACCGGCCTGCTCGCGAAGATTGACAACTCGGTGCGGACCTGTACCATTCAGGTGCCAGCCGATCTGGAAAAGGCGCGGGAGCTGCTGGGCGGCTGA
- a CDS encoding creatininase family protein, whose translation MNAQLSPAVQMQFMRPGQLEEAARRFPVVYVPFGLIEWHGRHLPLGNDAMKAHGILVKCAEKFGGVVYPPVYFHAGFDRRHLVPVLTDLFERLKRTGFRVIIGVSGHNIREQIDMINEALKPVVADGTVAGIGLWEMTLSRCAQSDTDHAAKWETSNMMFFYPHLVDMKELGDGPLNLDMKPPSGIGGLDPRKHATPQVGERNIELAAEAIGKKAQELLASLADDHRAFGLPAIAPGHWWMI comes from the coding sequence ATGAATGCCCAGCTCTCGCCCGCCGTGCAGATGCAGTTCATGCGCCCCGGCCAGCTCGAGGAGGCCGCGAGGAGGTTCCCCGTCGTCTACGTGCCCTTCGGCCTCATCGAGTGGCACGGACGCCACCTGCCCCTGGGCAACGACGCGATGAAGGCCCACGGTATCCTGGTCAAGTGCGCCGAGAAGTTCGGCGGCGTGGTGTATCCCCCCGTCTACTTCCACGCGGGCTTCGACCGCCGGCACCTCGTGCCCGTCCTCACCGACCTCTTCGAGCGCCTCAAGCGCACCGGCTTCCGCGTCATTATCGGCGTCAGCGGCCACAACATCCGCGAGCAGATCGACATGATCAACGAGGCCCTCAAGCCGGTCGTGGCCGACGGCACGGTGGCCGGCATCGGCCTGTGGGAGATGACGCTCAGCCGCTGCGCCCAATCCGACACCGACCACGCCGCCAAGTGGGAGACCTCCAACATGATGTTCTTCTATCCCCACCTGGTGGACATGAAGGAGCTGGGCGACGGCCCGCTGAATCTGGACATGAAGCCCCCCTCTGGGATCGGCGGGCTCGACCCCCGCAAGCACGCCACCCCCCAGGTCGGCGAGCGGAACATCGAGCTGGCCGCGGAGGCCATCGGCAAGAAGGCGCAGGAGCTGCTGGCCTCGCTGGCCGACGACCACCGCGCCTTCGGCCTCCCCGCAATCGCCCCCGGACACTGGTGGATGATCTGA
- a CDS encoding sigma-70 family RNA polymerase sigma factor: MTDAELVAEVLDGDTERFGVLVDRYKNLVNSFIAARVAHAEVDDLAQDTFLRAFRMLATLREPAAFSSWLLGIASHVCVDWHRSRRHLGSLDDDSALEPEASAVLNRAPPPSPDAAAEHQEATRLLLESLDRLPEAYRVTLVLKHMDGLSCQEIADRLGLAIGTVTSRLTRAYKLLRDRLERLADTSRKP, from the coding sequence GTGACCGACGCCGAACTTGTGGCCGAGGTGCTCGACGGCGATACCGAGCGGTTCGGCGTGCTGGTGGACCGCTACAAGAATCTGGTCAACAGCTTCATCGCGGCACGGGTGGCTCACGCGGAAGTGGATGACCTGGCTCAAGATACGTTCCTGCGGGCGTTTCGCATGCTGGCCACCCTGCGGGAACCGGCGGCTTTTTCGTCCTGGCTCCTTGGCATCGCAAGTCACGTGTGCGTAGACTGGCACCGGTCGCGGCGCCACCTCGGCTCGCTGGACGACGACAGTGCCCTCGAGCCCGAGGCCTCGGCGGTGCTGAACCGTGCGCCGCCGCCGTCGCCCGACGCCGCGGCTGAGCACCAGGAGGCCACCCGCCTGTTGCTCGAAAGCCTCGACCGCTTGCCCGAGGCCTACCGCGTGACCCTGGTGCTGAAGCACATGGACGGCCTGAGCTGTCAGGAGATAGCGGATCGCCTCGGGCTGGCTATCGGCACCGTAACCAGCCGTCTGACAAGGGCTTATAAGCTGCTGCGAGACCGCCTGGAGCGGCTCGCCGACACCTCGCGGAAGCCTTGA
- a CDS encoding electron transfer flavoprotein subunit alpha/FixB family protein — protein sequence MPDRTGGVLVFAEQDGGKLAEVSLELLSKGRELADALDQHLGAILLGSRLTDQPRHLIACGCDVVHVADDPRLAVYTTLPYARIVSDVIAAAKPEVVIFGASPTGRDLAPRVAARLRTGLTADCTNLQIGDHTDPVRKTEYKKLLYQIRPAFGGNIIATIVTPEHRPQMATVREGVMRLPRPDPARHGAIVPVPVKLDGEADAVRIIERVKAERKVNLKGAKVIVAGGAGVGSPEGFELVRELAHTLGGEVGASRAAVDAGFIARDHQVGQTGTTVRPKLYIAAGISGSVQHRAGMAESGQIIAINTDPDAPIFAFAHYGIVGDLFDVIPKMIEAYKSK from the coding sequence ATGCCTGATCGTACCGGTGGCGTTCTGGTTTTCGCGGAGCAGGACGGCGGGAAGCTCGCCGAGGTGAGCCTCGAGCTGCTGAGCAAGGGCCGCGAGCTGGCCGACGCCCTGGACCAGCACCTCGGCGCCATTCTGCTCGGCTCCCGACTGACCGACCAGCCGCGGCACCTCATCGCCTGCGGGTGCGACGTGGTGCACGTGGCCGACGACCCGCGCCTGGCCGTCTACACCACGCTGCCCTACGCGCGCATCGTCAGCGACGTCATCGCCGCGGCGAAGCCCGAGGTGGTCATCTTCGGCGCCAGCCCCACGGGCCGCGACCTCGCGCCCCGCGTGGCCGCGCGCCTGCGCACCGGCCTCACCGCCGACTGCACCAACCTCCAGATCGGCGACCACACGGACCCCGTGCGCAAGACCGAGTACAAGAAGCTCCTCTATCAGATCCGCCCGGCCTTCGGCGGCAACATCATCGCCACCATCGTCACCCCCGAGCACCGGCCCCAGATGGCCACCGTGCGCGAGGGCGTCATGCGCCTGCCCAGGCCCGACCCCGCCCGCCACGGCGCCATCGTGCCGGTGCCTGTGAAGCTCGACGGCGAGGCCGATGCCGTCCGCATCATCGAGCGCGTCAAGGCCGAGCGCAAGGTGAACCTCAAGGGCGCCAAGGTCATCGTCGCAGGGGGGGCCGGCGTCGGCTCGCCCGAGGGCTTCGAGCTCGTGCGCGAGCTGGCCCACACCCTCGGCGGCGAGGTGGGCGCGAGCCGCGCCGCGGTGGACGCCGGCTTCATCGCCCGCGACCACCAGGTGGGCCAGACCGGCACCACCGTGCGGCCCAAGCTCTACATCGCCGCCGGAATCTCCGGCTCCGTCCAGCACCGCGCCGGCATGGCCGAGTCCGGCCAGATCATCGCCATCAACACCGACCCCGACGCGCCCATCTTCGCCTTCGCCCACTACGGCATCGTCGGAGACCTGTTCGACGTGATTCCCAAGATGATCGAGGCCTACAAGTCGAAATAG
- a CDS encoding acyl-CoA dehydrogenase family protein produces MPNFYDDNPDLRFNLDQAPLAEIARLREHDFAEAGQYPYAPRDAADAVENYHETLRIVGDIAGDFIAPRAEEVDREGAKWHDGVVTYAQGTREALDRLSGADLMGFTLPRKYGGLYLPHTTYAAAIEMVSRGDAALMTLFGLGDIAETILRFASEELKDKYLPRFATGEATGAMVLTEPDAGSDLQAVRLKASPDPADPNLWRLNGVKRFITNGCGDILLVLARSEEGTRDGRGLSLFLAEKGPGLRVRRIEDKLGIHGSPTCELQFTHCPAYLVGRRRFGLIKYTMDLMNGARLAIAAQSVGICEAAYREALAYAHSREQFGKAIVHFPALADLLVGMRLKLELARTLTIDCGVAVDFEKEYENRPADKALYKKWHGYASSLTPMAKYYASEAAVELSNSALAVLGGSGFMRDYPIERYLRDARITNIYEGTSQLQVVAILAGLLGGDLDSLFADFAARPYTGATAKHLPAVTEALGLFNKAMDYVKQRAERDYTDLVARHLADMAIDVYNAFRLMQFGEVSESKALLADLFVPAMGRRVRAAHDAATSGNRLVLDEYRVLLAAEVH; encoded by the coding sequence ATGCCCAACTTCTACGACGATAACCCTGACCTCCGCTTCAACCTCGACCAGGCGCCCCTGGCCGAGATCGCCCGGCTGCGCGAGCACGACTTCGCCGAGGCGGGCCAGTACCCCTACGCCCCGCGCGACGCCGCCGACGCGGTCGAGAACTACCACGAGACGCTGCGCATCGTGGGCGACATCGCCGGCGACTTCATCGCGCCCCGCGCCGAGGAGGTGGACCGCGAGGGCGCGAAGTGGCACGACGGCGTGGTCACCTACGCCCAGGGCACGCGCGAGGCCCTCGACCGCCTCTCCGGCGCCGACCTGATGGGCTTCACCCTGCCCCGCAAGTACGGCGGCCTCTACCTGCCCCACACCACCTACGCCGCCGCCATCGAAATGGTCTCGCGCGGCGACGCCGCGCTCATGACCCTCTTCGGCCTGGGCGACATCGCCGAGACCATCCTCCGCTTCGCCTCGGAGGAGCTGAAAGACAAGTACCTGCCCCGCTTCGCCACCGGCGAGGCCACCGGGGCCATGGTCCTCACCGAGCCCGACGCGGGGTCCGACCTCCAGGCCGTCCGCCTCAAGGCCAGCCCCGACCCTGCCGACCCCAACCTCTGGCGCCTCAACGGCGTCAAGCGCTTCATCACCAACGGCTGCGGCGACATCCTGCTCGTCCTCGCCCGCTCCGAGGAGGGCACGCGCGACGGCCGCGGCCTCTCGCTCTTCCTCGCCGAGAAGGGCCCCGGCCTCCGCGTCCGCCGCATCGAGGACAAGCTCGGCATCCACGGCTCGCCCACCTGCGAGCTCCAGTTCACCCACTGCCCCGCGTACCTCGTCGGCCGCCGCCGCTTCGGCCTCATCAAGTACACGATGGACCTCATGAACGGCGCCCGCCTGGCCATCGCCGCCCAAAGCGTGGGCATCTGCGAGGCCGCCTACCGCGAGGCCCTCGCCTACGCCCACTCGCGCGAGCAGTTCGGAAAGGCCATCGTCCACTTCCCCGCCCTCGCCGATCTCCTGGTGGGAATGAGGCTCAAGCTCGAACTCGCCCGCACGCTGACCATTGACTGCGGCGTGGCCGTGGACTTCGAGAAGGAGTACGAGAACCGCCCCGCCGACAAGGCGCTCTACAAGAAGTGGCACGGCTACGCCTCGTCGCTCACCCCCATGGCCAAGTACTACGCCTCCGAGGCCGCCGTCGAGCTGTCGAACTCCGCCCTCGCCGTCCTGGGCGGCAGCGGCTTCATGCGCGACTACCCCATCGAGCGCTACCTGCGCGACGCCCGCATCACCAACATCTACGAGGGCACCAGCCAGCTTCAGGTCGTGGCCATTCTGGCCGGCCTGCTGGGCGGGGACCTCGATTCGCTCTTTGCCGACTTCGCCGCGCGGCCCTACACGGGCGCCACGGCCAAGCACCTGCCCGCCGTCACCGAGGCCCTCGGCCTCTTCAACAAGGCGATGGACTATGTCAAGCAGCGCGCCGAGCGCGACTACACCGACCTCGTGGCCCGCCACCTGGCCGACATGGCGATTGACGTCTACAACGCCTTCCGCCTCATGCAGTTCGGCGAGGTGAGCGAGAGCAAGGCGCTGCTGGCCGACCTCTTCGTCCCGGCCATGGGCCGCCGCGTGCGCGCCGCCCACGACGCCGCCACCAGCGGCAACCGCCTCGTGCTCGACGAGTACAGAGTTCTGCTTGCCGCAGAAGTGCACTGA
- a CDS encoding electron transfer flavoprotein subunit beta/FixA family protein, translating to MPFKMVVLIKQVPDTKNITAKAMNDDGTVNRSALPAIFNPEDLNALEMALAVRDAHGGRVTVVTMGPPSAAAALREALMRGADEVALLSDRAFAVADTLATAYALGCAIRRIGHFDLLFCGRQAIDGDTAQVGPQLAGALDVPQVTYASEILALTPESIRVRRLIEGGYEVVECRLPALLTVVGEANEPRPRRAKRVAQFKRARSPLEVREAIARQLDPEKGKPDPARLAERANPVIADLERQGLLIPVWAPADVAADVARCGAAGSPTKVKNIESIVLVATDHKRVEPTKEAIAALIHELAEEHIFD from the coding sequence ATGCCCTTCAAGATGGTTGTCCTGATCAAGCAGGTCCCCGACACCAAGAATATCACCGCCAAGGCGATGAACGACGACGGCACGGTGAACCGCTCGGCCCTGCCGGCGATCTTCAATCCCGAGGACCTCAACGCCCTCGAGATGGCCCTGGCGGTGCGCGACGCGCACGGCGGGCGCGTCACCGTGGTCACGATGGGCCCGCCCAGCGCCGCCGCGGCCCTCCGCGAGGCCCTGATGCGCGGGGCCGACGAGGTGGCGCTGCTCTCCGACCGCGCCTTCGCCGTGGCCGACACCCTGGCCACCGCCTACGCCCTCGGCTGCGCCATTCGCCGCATCGGGCACTTCGACCTGCTGTTCTGCGGCCGGCAGGCCATTGACGGCGACACGGCCCAGGTGGGGCCGCAGCTCGCCGGCGCCCTCGACGTGCCGCAGGTGACCTATGCCAGCGAAATCCTCGCCCTCACGCCCGAGAGCATCCGCGTGCGCCGCCTCATCGAGGGCGGCTACGAGGTGGTCGAGTGCCGCCTGCCCGCCCTTCTCACCGTGGTGGGCGAGGCCAACGAGCCGCGGCCGCGCCGCGCCAAGCGCGTCGCCCAGTTCAAGCGCGCCCGCTCCCCCCTCGAGGTGCGCGAGGCCATCGCCCGCCAGCTCGACCCCGAGAAGGGCAAGCCCGACCCCGCGCGGTTGGCCGAGCGCGCCAACCCCGTCATCGCCGACCTCGAGCGCCAGGGCCTCCTCATCCCCGTGTGGGCGCCGGCCGACGTGGCGGCCGACGTGGCCCGCTGCGGCGCCGCCGGCTCCCCCACCAAGGTCAAGAACATCGAGAGCATCGTGCTCGTGGCCACCGACCACAAGCGCGTCGAGCCCACCAAGGAGGCCATCGCCGCGCTCATCCACGAGCTGGCCGAAGAGCACATCTTCGATTGA
- a CDS encoding ion transporter, producing MRKRTWEILDVAKPGDKASRAFDIFILWLIAANVVALVLETVRPIHAAAPLLFDGFEVLSVVAFTIEYVLRLWSCTVSERFARPLRGRLRFAVTPMALVDLLAILPFYLPFFGVDLRFVRAVRLTRLFRVMKVARYSEALRTFSRVFRAKKEELLVAAFVMVLLLLFASSLMYFAENEDQPERFSSIPAAMWWGVATLTTVGYGDVCPVTTAGKLIAAIVSVVGIAMFALPTGILGAGFVEEVARKRWPRVCPHCGKELSGREHE from the coding sequence GTGAGGAAGAGAACGTGGGAAATCCTAGATGTCGCAAAGCCGGGCGACAAGGCCAGCCGCGCGTTCGATATCTTTATCCTGTGGCTCATTGCGGCCAACGTGGTGGCGTTAGTGCTGGAAACCGTGCGCCCGATCCATGCCGCTGCGCCCCTTCTCTTCGACGGATTCGAGGTCCTCTCGGTCGTGGCGTTCACGATTGAGTACGTGCTGCGCCTCTGGTCGTGCACCGTCTCAGAGCGGTTTGCGCGCCCGCTTAGGGGCCGGCTGCGCTTCGCGGTCACCCCGATGGCCCTAGTGGATCTCCTCGCGATCCTGCCGTTCTACCTTCCCTTCTTCGGGGTGGACCTGCGTTTCGTGCGTGCCGTGCGTCTCACGCGTCTCTTCCGCGTGATGAAGGTCGCCCGCTACTCCGAGGCGCTGCGGACGTTCAGCCGCGTGTTCAGAGCCAAGAAGGAGGAACTGCTCGTCGCCGCCTTCGTGATGGTGCTGTTGCTGCTCTTTGCGTCGTCGCTGATGTACTTCGCTGAGAACGAGGATCAGCCCGAACGTTTCTCCAGCATCCCCGCGGCCATGTGGTGGGGTGTGGCCACGCTCACGACGGTAGGCTACGGCGACGTATGCCCGGTCACCACAGCGGGCAAGCTGATCGCCGCAATCGTGTCCGTGGTCGGCATCGCCATGTTCGCCCTGCCCACGGGCATTCTCGGGGCAGGCTTCGTGGAAGAGGTCGCGAGGAAACGATGGCCGCGCGTCTGCCCGCACTGCGGGAAGGAGCTGTCGGGGCGCGAGCATGAGTGA
- the fabF gene encoding beta-ketoacyl-ACP synthase II translates to MAKRRVVITGLGCVTPIGRGREAFWKAACEGRSGVSLVTRFDTTGFEVRIAGWLPDFDPQPVITPRDARRIDRYAQFALVAADEAVRDSGLELAREDRDRLGCIIGSGIGGLQEMEEQKAILLQRGPDRVSPFLIPKMMANSAGGLIGIQFGLRGPNCTVLTACASSSHAIGDAYFHIAYGMADVVLTGGAEATITPLGLAGFIACKALSKRNDEPARASRPFDRERDGFVMGEGGGILVFEELEHARARGARIYAEVLGFGATCDAHHITAPEPEGDGAARSMSTALRDAGLRPTDVSYINAHGTSTPLNDAMETRAIKRTFGDHAYKLAINSTKSMIGHLLGASGGVELVQTALSVAHDVVPPTINYENPDPECDLDYVPNTARELPVRVAMCNSFGFGGHNASILIGKLR, encoded by the coding sequence ATGGCCAAACGCCGAGTCGTCATCACCGGCCTCGGCTGCGTGACCCCCATCGGCCGCGGGCGCGAGGCCTTCTGGAAGGCCGCGTGCGAGGGGCGCAGCGGAGTCTCGCTCGTCACGCGGTTCGACACCACGGGCTTCGAGGTGCGCATCGCCGGCTGGCTGCCGGACTTCGACCCCCAGCCGGTCATCACGCCGCGCGACGCCCGACGCATTGACCGCTACGCGCAGTTCGCCCTCGTCGCGGCCGACGAGGCGGTGCGCGACTCGGGCCTCGAGCTCGCGCGCGAGGACCGCGACCGCCTGGGCTGCATCATCGGCAGCGGCATCGGCGGCCTCCAGGAGATGGAGGAGCAGAAGGCCATCCTGCTCCAGCGCGGCCCCGACCGCGTCTCGCCCTTCCTCATCCCCAAGATGATGGCCAACTCGGCCGGCGGCCTCATCGGCATCCAGTTCGGCCTGCGCGGGCCCAACTGCACCGTGCTCACCGCCTGCGCCTCCTCCTCGCACGCCATCGGCGACGCCTACTTCCACATCGCCTATGGCATGGCCGACGTCGTCCTCACCGGCGGCGCCGAGGCCACGATCACCCCCCTGGGCCTGGCCGGCTTCATCGCCTGCAAGGCCCTCTCGAAGCGCAACGACGAGCCGGCCCGCGCCAGCCGCCCCTTCGACCGCGAGCGCGACGGCTTCGTGATGGGCGAAGGCGGCGGCATCCTGGTCTTCGAGGAGCTCGAGCACGCCCGGGCCCGCGGCGCCCGCATCTACGCCGAGGTACTCGGCTTCGGCGCCACCTGCGACGCCCACCACATCACCGCCCCCGAGCCCGAAGGCGATGGCGCCGCCCGCTCCATGAGCACCGCGCTCCGCGATGCCGGGCTCCGGCCAACCGACGTCTCCTACATCAACGCCCACGGCACCTCCACCCCCCTCAACGACGCCATGGAGACCCGCGCCATCAAGCGCACCTTCGGCGACCACGCCTACAAGCTCGCCATCAACTCCACCAAGTCCATGATCGGCCACCTCCTGGGCGCCTCGGGCGGAGTCGAACTCGTCCAGACCGCCCTCAGCGTGGCTCACGACGTGGTGCCGCCCACCATCAACTACGAGAACCCCGACCCCGAGTGCGACCTGGACTACGTGCCGAACACGGCCCGCGAGCTGCCGGTGCGGGTGGCCATGTGCAACAGCTTCGGCTTCGGCGGCCACAACGCCTCCATTCTCATCGGCAAGCTTCGCTAG
- a CDS encoding ATP-binding protein: protein MRPPPLRTLERREHNLYGAILYGVEGRRIELQARYFGEDGFDAQGEWDIRITGMAQGAIREVQGRLAGAFAKYELRPPVGRIMINLAPADLPKQGTSLDLPIAMIALQAAGYAQDLPPEVEKSYLFVGELSLHGDICRIPGALPIAISAPAGSTIVVPKGNEKECCAVRGLPEHHGTRIAVAENLWQVLEFMRGRGKLPNAMSVPPVFENIIAKPPDFADIRGQEQAKRALVIAAAGGHNVLMVGPPGEGKSLLAAALPGILPALTTEQKIELTRLYSAKGLLAEDGMVVARRPFRAIHHTASREALVGGGSGVPVPGEITLAHHGVLFLDELPEFSRGTIESLRQPIETGAMMVSRVDASFTFPSRFTLIAAMNPCPCGFYGQYVCVDCLAISSEQGPACPRCGKCNIRSRCECKPAKVKSYRKSISGPLLDRIDLHVEVRPLSMDEKFSESRSDASHVLRERVQAARDRQQARFAGTPIACNAAIPGGEILRWCTFCDVAREKYKELVGQGIYSTRATDRMAKVARTIADLDGSDPVEVTHVEEAASFLCGSPLA, encoded by the coding sequence ATGCGACCGCCTCCCCTTCGTACGCTGGAACGGCGTGAGCACAACCTGTACGGTGCCATCCTGTATGGTGTGGAAGGCCGAAGGATCGAGCTACAGGCCCGGTACTTCGGCGAGGATGGTTTCGATGCGCAGGGGGAGTGGGATATCCGGATCACTGGGATGGCGCAAGGGGCGATCCGCGAGGTGCAGGGCCGCCTGGCCGGAGCCTTTGCCAAGTATGAACTGCGTCCCCCTGTCGGAAGGATCATGATCAATCTGGCCCCTGCTGATCTGCCAAAGCAGGGGACAAGCCTCGATCTGCCGATTGCCATGATCGCCTTGCAGGCGGCCGGGTACGCGCAGGATCTTCCCCCTGAGGTGGAGAAGTCGTATCTCTTCGTTGGCGAACTGAGTCTCCACGGCGACATCTGCCGCATACCGGGTGCGCTGCCGATTGCCATCAGCGCCCCCGCGGGCAGCACGATCGTGGTTCCCAAGGGCAACGAGAAGGAGTGTTGCGCGGTCAGGGGGCTTCCGGAGCATCATGGCACCCGCATCGCGGTGGCAGAGAACCTCTGGCAAGTTCTGGAGTTCATGAGAGGACGGGGCAAGCTACCGAACGCGATGAGTGTGCCTCCCGTGTTTGAGAACATCATCGCCAAGCCGCCCGACTTCGCCGACATCAGGGGGCAAGAGCAGGCAAAGCGGGCTTTGGTCATTGCTGCCGCGGGCGGGCACAATGTCCTCATGGTGGGGCCCCCCGGTGAAGGCAAGTCGCTGCTGGCGGCTGCGCTTCCAGGAATCCTGCCCGCGCTGACGACGGAGCAGAAGATCGAACTCACCAGGTTGTACAGCGCGAAGGGGCTGCTGGCTGAGGACGGCATGGTCGTGGCAAGGCGGCCTTTCAGAGCCATTCATCACACGGCCTCGCGGGAGGCACTGGTTGGGGGTGGCTCCGGAGTGCCGGTGCCGGGTGAGATCACGCTTGCGCATCACGGGGTTCTGTTCCTGGATGAACTGCCTGAGTTCTCACGAGGCACGATTGAGAGCCTGCGACAACCAATCGAGACAGGCGCGATGATGGTTTCGCGAGTAGATGCCAGCTTCACGTTTCCTTCTCGCTTCACTTTGATCGCTGCGATGAACCCTTGCCCCTGTGGGTTCTACGGCCAGTACGTATGCGTGGACTGCTTGGCAATCTCGTCCGAACAGGGACCCGCCTGCCCGAGATGCGGCAAGTGCAATATCCGTTCGCGGTGCGAGTGCAAGCCTGCTAAGGTCAAGAGCTATCGGAAGAGTATCAGCGGCCCCTTGCTCGATAGAATCGACCTACACGTTGAGGTCAGGCCCCTATCTATGGACGAGAAGTTCTCCGAGTCGAGGAGTGATGCCTCACACGTCCTAAGAGAGCGCGTCCAGGCGGCGCGCGACCGACAGCAGGCACGTTTCGCCGGCACCCCCATCGCGTGTAATGCTGCCATTCCGGGCGGCGAGATTCTCAGATGGTGCACGTTCTGCGATGTAGCGCGGGAGAAGTACAAGGAGTTGGTCGGCCAAGGGATCTACTCGACTCGAGCGACCGACCGCATGGCCAAGGTTGCAAGGACAATTGCTGACTTGGACGGCTCAGACCCTGTCGAGGTGACGCATGTGGAGGAAGCCGCCTCATTCCTCTGCGGGAGCCCTCTTGCTTGA
- the fabG gene encoding 3-oxoacyl-[acyl-carrier-protein] reductase translates to MSAQKPFAGKAAIVTGGGAGIGLAIARRLAQEGADLVVPDYNGAAAEAAAAQLRELGVRALAFQADVADAARMDQIVAATVEAFGGVHILVNNAGITRDNLLVRMGLEQWDAVIRTNLTGTYVATHAVLPQMALRQRSGCIVSIASVIGLMGNAGQANYAASKAGVIAFTKTLAKEVGKRGVRVNAIAPGYIATEMTAKLSDEVREAILKNIPQPRMGTPEDVAAAVRFLCSDEASYITGVCLRVDGGLAI, encoded by the coding sequence GTGAGCGCACAGAAACCCTTCGCGGGCAAGGCCGCCATCGTCACGGGCGGCGGGGCCGGCATCGGCCTGGCCATCGCCCGGCGCCTGGCCCAGGAGGGCGCCGACCTGGTGGTGCCCGACTACAACGGCGCCGCGGCCGAGGCAGCCGCCGCCCAGCTCCGCGAGCTGGGCGTGCGCGCGCTCGCCTTCCAGGCCGACGTGGCCGACGCGGCCCGCATGGACCAGATCGTGGCCGCCACGGTCGAAGCCTTCGGCGGCGTGCACATCCTGGTGAACAACGCGGGCATCACCCGCGACAACCTGCTCGTGCGCATGGGCCTCGAGCAGTGGGACGCCGTGATCCGCACGAACCTCACGGGCACCTACGTGGCCACCCACGCCGTGCTGCCGCAGATGGCGCTGCGCCAGAGGAGCGGCTGCATCGTCTCGATCGCCTCGGTCATCGGGCTGATGGGCAACGCGGGCCAGGCCAACTATGCGGCCTCGAAAGCCGGCGTGATCGCCTTCACCAAGACCCTGGCCAAGGAGGTCGGCAAGCGCGGCGTGCGCGTCAACGCGATCGCGCCCGGCTACATCGCCACCGAGATGACGGCCAAGCTCTCCGACGAGGTGCGCGAGGCCATCCTGAAGAACATTCCGCAGCCCCGCATGGGCACGCCTGAGGACGTGGCTGCCGCGGTGCGCTTCCTGTGCAGCGACGAGGCCAGCTACATCACCGGCGTGTGCCTGCGCGTGGACGGCGGGCTGGCCATCTAG
- the acpP gene encoding acyl carrier protein, whose protein sequence is MKAVEEQVRQIICEKLSVKPEQVNPATSFVNDLGADSLDTVELVMEFEDKFGMQIPDEEAEKIQTVGDAVQYIVDHQGTAA, encoded by the coding sequence GTGAAGGCAGTCGAAGAACAAGTCCGCCAGATCATCTGTGAGAAACTCAGCGTCAAGCCCGAGCAGGTCAACCCGGCCACCTCGTTCGTCAACGACCTGGGCGCCGACTCGCTCGACACGGTCGAGCTGGTCATGGAGTTCGAGGACAAGTTCGGCATGCAGATTCCCGACGAGGAGGCCGAGAAGATTCAGACCGTGGGCGACGCTGTCCAATACATCGTGGACCACCAAGGCACGGCGGCCTGA